From one Triticum urartu cultivar G1812 chromosome 3, Tu2.1, whole genome shotgun sequence genomic stretch:
- the LOC125548458 gene encoding sphinganine C4-monooxygenase 2-like has translation MGFIAIGGEELLVTLAPVAVYWLYSGMYEVLGSSKALAKYRLHSRRDEETKNMASKRDVVKGVLLQQAIQAAISVAVLKLTGGEQDGGIDAKSGGRSQPSTAAASFLDAAARFAVAMVVLDAWQYFMHRVMHSSRYMYRRFHSWHHRVVAPYAFAAQYNHPVDGVLTETLSGAAAFLASGMGPRAAAAFFMFATVKGIDDHCGVLVPWNPLHAVFRDNNTAYHDVHHQLGGGRRNFSQPFFVIWDRLLGTYAGYTVEERHGGGLQVKIIKDHA, from the exons ATGGGGTTCATCGCCATCGGCGGCGAGGAGCTCTTGGTGACGCTTGCGCCGGTGGCCGTGTACTGGCTCTACTCCGGGATGTACGAGGTGCTGGGGAGCAGCAAGGCCCTGGCCAAGTACAGGCTTCACTCGAGGAGGGACGAGGAGACCAAGAACATGGCGTCCAAGAGGGACGTGGTCAAGGGcgtgctcctgcagcaggccatCCAGGCTGCCATCTCAGTTGCTGTGCTCAAG CTGACAGGCGGTGAGCAAGACGGCGGCATCGACGCCAAGTCCGGCGGTCGGAGCCAGCCGTCGACAGCGGCGGCGTCGTTCCTGGACGCGGCCGCGAGGTTCGCCGTGGCCATGGTGGTGCTGGACGCGTGGCAGTACTTCATGCACCGGGTGATGCACTCGAGCCGGTACATGTACCGGCGGTTCCACTCGTGGCACCACCGCGTTGTGGCGCCCTACGCGTTCGCGGCGCAGTACAACCACCCGGTGGACGGCGTGCTCACGGAGACGCTGTCGGGCGCGGCCGCCTTCCTGGCCTCCGGGATGggcccgcgcgccgccgcggCCTTCTTCATGTTCGCCACCGTGAAGGGGATAGACGACCACTGCGGGGTGCTGGTGCCGTGGAACCCGCTCCACGCCGTCTTCCGTGACAACAACACGGCGTACCACGACGTGCACCACCAGCTCGGCGGCGGCCGCCGCAACTTCTCGCAGCCCTTCTTCGTGATCTGGGACCGGCTGTTGGGCACGTACGCGGGCTACACCGTGGAGGAGCGCCATGGTGGCGGCCTCCAGGTCAAGATCATTAAAGATCACGCATAG